One stretch of Roseimicrobium sp. ORNL1 DNA includes these proteins:
- a CDS encoding thymidylate synthase — MDEYHRLLRKVLDHGSFREDRTGVGAYSVFGEQSRYDLSAGFPCLTTKKLHLRSIIHELLWFLKGDTNIKYLHENKVTIWDEWADEEGNLGPVYGAQWRRWRGADGREHDQIADVIQRIKTSPYSRRHIVSAWNVAHIEDMALPPCHLMFQFFVDNGKLSCQLYQRSADLFLGVPFNIASYALLTMMVAQVCDLQPGDFVHTFGDLHLYKNHLEQARLQLTREPRPLPTMRINPDVKDIDAFKFEDFTLEGYDPHPAIKAEIAV, encoded by the coding sequence ATGGACGAATATCACCGCCTCCTCCGCAAAGTGCTCGATCACGGAAGCTTCCGTGAGGACCGCACCGGCGTGGGCGCGTACTCGGTCTTCGGCGAGCAGTCGCGCTACGACCTGAGCGCAGGCTTCCCCTGCCTGACGACGAAGAAGCTGCACTTGCGCAGCATCATCCACGAGCTCCTGTGGTTCCTGAAGGGGGACACGAACATCAAGTACCTCCACGAAAACAAGGTCACCATCTGGGATGAGTGGGCGGATGAGGAAGGCAATCTCGGCCCCGTGTATGGCGCGCAGTGGCGCAGGTGGAGGGGTGCGGATGGGCGCGAGCACGACCAGATCGCGGATGTCATCCAGCGCATCAAGACTTCGCCGTATTCACGCCGCCACATCGTGAGCGCGTGGAATGTGGCCCACATCGAGGACATGGCCCTGCCGCCGTGCCATTTGATGTTCCAGTTCTTCGTGGACAACGGCAAGCTGAGCTGCCAGCTCTACCAGCGCAGTGCGGACCTTTTCCTCGGTGTGCCCTTTAACATTGCGAGCTATGCGTTGCTCACCATGATGGTGGCCCAGGTATGCGACCTGCAGCCGGGCGACTTCGTGCACACCTTCGGCGACCTGCACCTGTACAAGAACCATCTTGAGCAGGCTCGTCTTCAGCTCACCCGCGAGCCGCGTCCCCTGCCGACCATGCGCATCAATCCGGACGTGAAGGACATCGATGCCTTCAAGTTCGAGGATTTTACCCTCGAAGGCTACGACCCGCATCCGGCCATCAAGGCGGAGATTGCGGTGTGA
- a CDS encoding DUF3592 domain-containing protein codes for MMAKIFTLLFILAGLGLLVLGVVRYREGKASNSWTEVPAKVESADMGRTKNKTAGSRYHAHVTYTYEVQGVSYTSRRVGLAGQESGSENHAQSLLKQYPVGSTVKAYYDPTRPEKAVLIRGVGSSVWTVFVVGLVFLGMGGYLTLRGLTRLFAGAKASPARAS; via the coding sequence ATGATGGCAAAAATCTTCACGCTGCTTTTCATCCTCGCCGGACTGGGACTCCTCGTGCTCGGCGTCGTGCGGTACAGGGAGGGCAAGGCCAGCAACAGTTGGACCGAAGTGCCCGCCAAGGTGGAGAGCGCGGACATGGGCAGGACGAAAAACAAAACCGCAGGGTCCCGCTACCACGCGCACGTCACGTACACCTATGAGGTGCAGGGCGTGTCCTACACGAGCAGGCGTGTGGGCCTGGCCGGGCAGGAGTCCGGCAGCGAGAATCATGCGCAGAGCCTGCTGAAGCAATATCCCGTGGGCAGCACTGTGAAAGCCTACTATGACCCCACGAGGCCCGAGAAGGCGGTGCTCATCCGTGGCGTGGGCTCCAGCGTGTGGACAGTTTTTGTGGTGGGTCTGGTCTTCCTGGGCATGGGCGGGTACCTCACGCTTCGTGGACTGACGCGACTGTTCGCCGGTGCGAAAGCAAGCCCTGCACGGGCGTCTTGA
- a CDS encoding DUF3592 domain-containing protein has protein sequence MTEKAASSSQLFSIILSLAGLLILVEGWKLLAQVKECSRWSEIDAQVQSSKVSETSASKKRYRADITYTYTVRGDTHTSHQVLLDRDWKAQRKSHVLELLQDYPVGKTVKAYHDPNNSGNAILIRPNITGVYVLFGAGSVFLGGGIYFVVWHLRRRARMVIPAT, from the coding sequence ATGACAGAAAAAGCCGCCTCCTCCAGTCAGCTCTTCTCAATCATCCTATCCCTCGCCGGTCTTCTGATCTTGGTGGAGGGGTGGAAGTTGCTGGCGCAGGTGAAGGAGTGCAGCCGTTGGAGCGAGATTGATGCGCAGGTCCAGAGCTCCAAAGTGAGCGAGACCTCAGCAAGTAAAAAACGTTATCGCGCCGATATCACCTACACCTACACTGTACGCGGGGACACACACACCAGTCATCAGGTGCTTTTGGATAGGGACTGGAAGGCGCAGCGCAAAAGTCACGTGCTGGAACTGCTTCAAGACTATCCTGTCGGCAAGACGGTGAAGGCCTACCATGACCCAAACAATTCCGGGAATGCGATACTCATTCGTCCGAATATCACGGGCGTCTATGTGCTCTTTGGGGCGGGCAGCGTATTTCTTGGAGGGGGTATCTACTTCGTGGTGTGGCACCTCCGAAGGAGGGCCCGCATGGTGATTCCAGCCACCTGA
- a CDS encoding SH3 domain-containing protein → MNLNRLARNAALTLGLVLFSCVGVRAQEQGVIDDPDGYTNVRSKPDTSAPVVAKVNTGEVFTYETEGIPQYPKWLKVTLPSGKTGWMHASRIVIRGNMEELKDGSPTDEINIYGKGKGIDYYPLARAAARGEQNAMVQYFGIDDTDGAAAETHFSVLRSVIHLLGDDKLSAFLKTRTAQYRKHLWENLEVELTFWPFEPTEYLNRHFPKSVKLLIPE, encoded by the coding sequence ATGAATCTGAATCGACTCGCGCGCAACGCAGCCCTCACGCTCGGACTGGTACTCTTCTCCTGTGTTGGGGTGCGAGCCCAGGAGCAGGGCGTCATCGATGACCCGGACGGCTACACGAATGTGCGCTCAAAGCCGGATACCAGCGCGCCGGTCGTTGCGAAGGTGAACACGGGCGAGGTCTTCACCTATGAGACTGAGGGCATCCCGCAGTATCCGAAATGGCTGAAGGTGACTCTCCCCTCTGGAAAGACGGGCTGGATGCATGCGAGCCGCATTGTCATTCGTGGCAACATGGAGGAACTCAAGGATGGCTCGCCCACCGATGAGATCAACATCTACGGCAAGGGAAAGGGAATCGACTACTACCCGCTCGCGCGCGCCGCAGCTCGTGGCGAGCAGAATGCCATGGTGCAGTACTTCGGCATTGATGACACGGATGGCGCAGCGGCGGAGACGCATTTCTCCGTACTGCGCTCGGTGATTCATCTCCTGGGCGATGACAAGCTGTCCGCCTTTCTGAAAACGAGGACGGCGCAGTATCGCAAGCACCTTTGGGAGAATCTCGAAGTGGAGCTCACCTTCTGGCCCTTTGAGCCGACGGAATACCTGAACCGCCACTTTCCGAAATCGGTGAAGCTCCTGATTCCGGAGTAG
- a CDS encoding AAA family ATPase, giving the protein MSDNKPEQPASPEEIGKKLEEFFRSQFGGNVLFSSFRAPGSDETPQVQPPESPSIEDPPDEDAWVDFRYKPADIKAHLDKYVIRQDEAKKVLATAVCDHYNHAKILRELRKKNPKAAEEVEFAKQNILIVGPTGVGKTYLVKHIADLIGVPFVKADATKFSETGYVGADVDDLVRDLVAKANGNIELAEHGIIYLDEVDKLASSGERMGRDVSGRGVQTTLLKLMEETEVPMYSPNDMRSQIQMMFEMRKGGEPRKQVINTRNILFVVSGAFSGLDKLIERRTSKGNIGFSAQPREDVKGSALHRARTQDFIDYGFEAEFVGRLPVRVVCESLDANDLFDIMKRSAGSLIRQFEREFLAYGISVSFDDSALRMKADEAATENTGARGLMTVWEKTLREFKFELPSLGLQELVIDEALVKDPVGTLASCKERALSVQASVVAREVEAFAHQFTHDYGLQISFLNEAILALKDRSTREGVPVMELCRRLFKDYPFGLQLIAGNTSEKSFALPLRAVQEPDKYLSDLVVASYRRSHGDASPSPSQPSV; this is encoded by the coding sequence ATGAGCGACAACAAACCTGAGCAGCCGGCCTCGCCTGAGGAAATCGGCAAGAAACTGGAGGAGTTCTTCCGCAGCCAGTTTGGTGGTAATGTGCTTTTCAGCAGCTTTCGTGCGCCTGGTTCCGACGAGACACCCCAAGTGCAGCCGCCCGAATCACCCTCCATCGAAGACCCGCCGGATGAAGACGCCTGGGTCGACTTCCGCTACAAGCCCGCGGACATCAAGGCACACCTGGACAAGTACGTGATTCGCCAGGACGAGGCGAAGAAGGTGCTGGCCACCGCCGTGTGCGACCACTACAACCACGCGAAGATCCTGCGCGAGCTGCGCAAGAAGAATCCGAAGGCCGCAGAGGAAGTGGAGTTCGCCAAGCAGAACATCCTCATCGTGGGACCCACCGGGGTGGGGAAGACCTACCTCGTGAAGCACATCGCGGATCTCATCGGCGTGCCCTTTGTGAAGGCAGACGCCACGAAGTTCAGCGAGACTGGTTATGTGGGCGCAGACGTGGATGACCTCGTGCGCGACCTCGTGGCGAAGGCGAATGGCAACATCGAGCTCGCCGAGCACGGCATCATTTACCTGGATGAAGTGGACAAGCTTGCCAGCAGTGGCGAGCGCATGGGCCGAGATGTGAGCGGGCGCGGCGTGCAGACCACGCTGCTGAAGCTCATGGAGGAGACGGAAGTGCCCATGTACTCTCCGAACGACATGCGCTCACAGATCCAGATGATGTTTGAGATGCGCAAGGGCGGAGAACCCCGCAAACAGGTCATCAACACGCGGAACATCCTCTTCGTGGTGAGCGGCGCCTTCAGCGGACTGGACAAGCTCATCGAGCGCCGCACGAGCAAAGGCAACATCGGCTTCAGCGCGCAGCCGCGTGAGGATGTGAAAGGCTCCGCCCTGCATCGCGCCCGCACGCAGGACTTCATCGACTACGGCTTCGAGGCCGAGTTCGTGGGCCGTCTTCCCGTGCGCGTGGTGTGTGAATCGCTGGACGCGAATGACCTCTTCGACATCATGAAACGCAGCGCCGGCAGCCTCATCCGGCAGTTTGAACGCGAGTTCCTGGCGTACGGCATCAGTGTTTCCTTCGACGACTCTGCGCTGCGGATGAAGGCGGACGAGGCGGCTACGGAGAATACCGGCGCCCGCGGCCTGATGACGGTGTGGGAAAAGACGCTTCGTGAATTCAAGTTTGAGCTGCCCTCACTGGGGCTGCAGGAGCTGGTGATTGATGAGGCGTTGGTGAAAGACCCCGTCGGCACGCTTGCCAGCTGCAAGGAGCGGGCCCTGTCTGTACAGGCCAGTGTGGTAGCCCGTGAGGTGGAGGCCTTTGCCCACCAGTTCACGCATGACTACGGCCTGCAGATTTCCTTCCTGAATGAGGCCATCCTGGCGCTCAAGGACCGCAGCACGCGCGAAGGTGTTCCGGTCATGGAGCTTTGCCGCCGTCTTTTCAAGGATTACCCCTTCGGGCTCCAGCTCATCGCAGGGAACACGAGTGAAAAGTCCTTCGCTCTTCCCTTGCGCGCGGTGCAGGAACCGGACAAGTATCTCAGTGATCTCGTAGTGGCGTCCTACCGGCGCAGCCACGGAGATGCCTCGCCCTCGCCTTCGCAACCATCCGTATAA
- a CDS encoding site-2 protease family protein translates to MSAFLSKLFFYYAWLHLSTLVHELAHAMVGQWVGFAPKRIQVGTGPGSFKFTVRGLECDFRLMPWGGIAVPSRIPYQGLSWRGALMIAAGPVADLCMLGLLISFWPLLKPDNLGGTLAAYKAIEFLIMMQIVFFLYSVVPHDATIEGRLHPNDGKQFIAYVTGKQTRALRDALTTHEPYKAAVARYTPDFEFEDFWLMNASPEELELLGDAENDLIRSRFEDAISKFERLLSNPKLRGGERACILDSLASIPVMHGHENSLDKALGWIREAQSLAPHSVTLRGSLGGALVQTGSYAEAIKILTPLTTPENEKVDKTVSALFLAKAWDKQGDAAQAAQWLAKATELGDYDDLRNRIAAELSPEAQRQSPPTSSSQG, encoded by the coding sequence ATGTCAGCCTTCCTGTCAAAGCTGTTCTTTTACTATGCCTGGCTGCATTTGAGCACCCTGGTGCATGAGCTGGCGCATGCGATGGTGGGCCAATGGGTCGGCTTCGCACCCAAGAGAATACAAGTCGGCACTGGACCCGGCTCGTTCAAATTCACCGTGCGAGGATTGGAATGCGACTTTCGCCTCATGCCGTGGGGAGGCATTGCAGTGCCAAGTCGCATACCTTACCAGGGCTTGAGCTGGCGTGGTGCCCTGATGATAGCCGCGGGCCCTGTCGCGGACCTCTGCATGCTCGGGCTGCTCATATCCTTCTGGCCGCTCCTGAAGCCGGACAATCTTGGAGGCACACTTGCTGCCTACAAGGCCATTGAATTCCTGATCATGATGCAGATTGTGTTTTTCCTGTATTCGGTGGTTCCCCATGACGCCACCATCGAGGGACGCTTGCATCCCAATGACGGCAAGCAGTTCATCGCCTACGTCACCGGCAAACAAACCCGGGCACTGAGGGATGCACTCACGACGCATGAACCCTACAAAGCAGCCGTCGCCCGCTACACACCAGATTTTGAGTTTGAAGACTTCTGGCTGATGAACGCGAGCCCTGAAGAATTGGAACTCCTGGGCGATGCTGAGAATGACCTGATCCGGTCCCGTTTCGAAGATGCCATCAGCAAATTCGAGCGTCTGCTTTCAAATCCAAAGCTGCGTGGTGGTGAGCGCGCCTGCATTCTGGACTCCCTGGCAAGCATCCCTGTGATGCATGGACATGAGAACTCCCTGGACAAGGCACTGGGCTGGATCCGGGAGGCGCAGTCGCTGGCGCCTCACTCCGTGACTCTTCGAGGCAGCCTGGGAGGAGCTCTGGTACAGACAGGCTCCTATGCGGAAGCCATAAAAATCCTCACTCCTCTCACCACGCCGGAGAATGAAAAGGTGGATAAGACAGTCTCGGCTCTCTTCCTCGCAAAAGCCTGGGACAAGCAGGGCGATGCTGCACAAGCCGCACAATGGCTGGCCAAGGCCACCGAACTTGGCGACTACGACGATCTTCGCAATCGCATCGCGGCAGAGCTTTCACCCGAAGCCCAACGCCAGTCTCCGCCTACGAGTTCTTCTCAAGGGTAG
- the recR gene encoding recombination mediator RecR has translation MSLDYPAPIRELILQMKSLPGIGARSAERMTLWLLGRGHVRVAELESALAGLRERVAMCPECGFYMEKEGECPLCHGARRQPKLLCVVEQAADVLRLERSGAYSGLYHVLGGKLSPLDNIGPSDLRIGELVHRVKEQHPEEVILALGADVEGEATSGYVAEVLRETGVSVTRLAQGMPAGGGLDHVDEMTLHHALSGRRKM, from the coding sequence ATGTCCCTCGATTACCCCGCACCCATCCGCGAACTCATCCTGCAGATGAAGTCGCTGCCGGGCATTGGCGCGCGGAGTGCGGAACGCATGACGTTGTGGCTGCTGGGGCGGGGGCATGTGCGGGTGGCAGAGTTGGAGTCGGCCTTGGCTGGGCTGCGTGAGCGTGTGGCCATGTGCCCCGAGTGTGGCTTCTACATGGAGAAGGAGGGTGAGTGCCCGCTGTGCCACGGCGCGAGGCGGCAACCCAAGCTGCTGTGCGTGGTGGAGCAGGCGGCGGATGTGCTGCGGCTGGAGCGGAGTGGTGCGTACTCCGGTTTGTATCACGTGCTCGGCGGGAAGCTCTCGCCACTGGATAACATTGGTCCCTCGGATCTGCGCATTGGTGAACTGGTGCACCGCGTGAAGGAGCAGCATCCGGAGGAGGTGATTCTCGCGCTCGGTGCGGATGTGGAAGGCGAGGCGACTTCCGGTTATGTGGCTGAGGTCTTGCGTGAGACTGGCGTGTCCGTCACCCGCCTGGCCCAAGGCATGCCTGCGGGAGGCGGATTGGATCATGTGGATGAGATGACGCTGCATCATGCGCTGAGTGGGCGGCGGAAGATGTGA
- a CDS encoding TIGR00645 family protein, which translates to MPAPDPQPRFRRTLSSMIFLSRWLQAPLYFGLIVAQGAYVWHFMVELYHLLHEVPGITEEKIMLSVLGLIDVVMIANLLIMVIIGGYETFVSRLELKGHPDQPEWLSHVNAGILKVKLAMALIGISSIHLLKSFIHVGTQFKQDTTFDLNVKTEFQPETVAAAIDMSNHVLLWQVAIHATFLFSALALAWIDRLTYQGAAAMHTDKKAVAAH; encoded by the coding sequence ATGCCTGCACCGGATCCCCAACCGAGATTTCGCCGCACTCTGAGCAGTATGATCTTCCTCAGCCGCTGGCTGCAGGCGCCGCTGTACTTTGGATTGATTGTCGCCCAGGGCGCTTATGTCTGGCACTTCATGGTGGAGCTGTACCACCTGCTGCATGAGGTTCCCGGCATCACCGAGGAGAAGATCATGCTCAGCGTGCTGGGCCTCATCGATGTGGTGATGATCGCGAACCTGCTCATCATGGTGATCATCGGTGGTTATGAGACCTTCGTGTCACGGCTTGAGCTGAAGGGGCACCCGGACCAGCCGGAGTGGCTCTCGCACGTGAACGCCGGCATCCTGAAGGTGAAGCTGGCCATGGCGCTCATCGGGATTTCATCCATTCACTTGTTGAAGAGCTTCATCCACGTGGGCACGCAGTTCAAGCAGGACACGACCTTTGATCTCAATGTCAAAACGGAGTTCCAGCCGGAAACCGTGGCCGCAGCCATCGACATGTCGAATCATGTCCTTCTCTGGCAGGTGGCGATTCACGCCACGTTCCTCTTCTCGGCGCTGGCCCTCGCGTGGATTGACCGGCTCACCTATCAGGGCGCAGCAGCCATGCACACCGACAAGAAGGCTGTCGCGGCGCACTAG
- a CDS encoding trypsin-like peptidase domain-containing protein, which yields MRLFILPALWLALCPLLLSGKDQPEVTKTSPPSVSALTQASRPSIVTVTQYGRGGGQDALGTGFVIDKDGLIVTNLHVIGNARRLEVELSDGTKHEVTEVHATDADLDLAVLRISKKDLQPLTLGDSDKVEQGQDVVAIGHPQGLQFSVVEGVVSAVREVEGHPMIQVAIPIEEGNSGGPLMDREGRVQGVLTLKSAVTNNLGFARPINALRPLLEKPNPVPMKRWLTIGRLDPRAWEPLFNGRWTQHAGVIHANEQGQGLGMRTVCLNKEETPGLPFEVSVMVKLDEESGAAGLAFCSDGKDQHYGFYPSAGKMRLTRFNGPDVFSWTVLAEVSTPAYQQGTWNRLRVRVDEAKIQCYVNDTLVTEVEDAELRGGAVGLCKFRVPAAQFKRFHLGETAPQKAVPSQLAKELETELDQYLGNTVQRDSTMKKLLTEPVAARHLLESRAKELEKQVASLRELQKEMHRESIGQEISTLLRRPGDQTELLKAALLVARYDNPDVEIEPYLRGIERMVEELKGDPAIKSKSTSRAANRLVDYLFKENGFHGTRNDTIDDPSNSYLNEVLDDREGIPLTLSIVYLELARRLGLPEIHGVSLPGRFMVAYEESIPEVENKDKEKGKEKEAVKKKEEGAAATASTSAAVKEVKRQVYLDLFEGGKTLTSVEAEQFIEQSTGTEVLDEHRAPATSRAIILRLLHNLTSYAKKPELAMPYLDLIITVEPESHGDRLQRSLIRARMGDREGARADLKHLLDAEPEGYDLGKISALYESL from the coding sequence ATGCGGCTCTTCATTTTACCCGCCCTGTGGCTGGCCCTCTGCCCGCTGCTGCTCTCCGGCAAGGACCAGCCGGAGGTGACCAAGACGTCGCCCCCCAGTGTCTCCGCGCTCACGCAGGCGTCGCGGCCCTCGATCGTCACGGTTACCCAGTATGGCCGCGGCGGCGGGCAGGATGCGTTGGGCACGGGCTTCGTCATCGACAAGGATGGCCTCATCGTCACCAATCTCCACGTCATCGGCAATGCCCGCCGGCTGGAAGTGGAACTGAGCGATGGCACCAAGCATGAAGTCACCGAGGTGCATGCCACGGACGCGGATCTGGATCTCGCCGTGCTGCGCATTTCCAAGAAGGATCTCCAGCCGTTGACGCTTGGTGATTCGGACAAGGTCGAGCAGGGGCAGGATGTGGTGGCGATTGGCCACCCGCAGGGATTGCAGTTCAGCGTGGTGGAAGGCGTAGTCTCCGCCGTGCGTGAAGTCGAAGGGCATCCCATGATTCAGGTCGCCATTCCCATTGAGGAAGGCAACAGCGGCGGTCCCCTGATGGACCGCGAGGGTCGTGTGCAGGGGGTGCTCACCTTGAAGAGTGCGGTGACGAATAACCTCGGCTTCGCGCGCCCCATCAATGCGCTGCGCCCTCTGCTGGAGAAGCCGAATCCCGTGCCCATGAAGCGCTGGCTCACCATCGGCCGTCTCGATCCGCGTGCGTGGGAGCCGCTGTTCAACGGCCGCTGGACGCAGCATGCCGGTGTGATTCATGCCAATGAACAAGGCCAGGGCCTGGGCATGCGCACCGTGTGCCTGAACAAGGAAGAGACACCCGGGCTGCCCTTCGAAGTGAGCGTCATGGTGAAGCTCGATGAGGAATCCGGCGCGGCAGGTCTCGCCTTCTGCTCGGACGGCAAGGACCAGCACTACGGCTTCTATCCCAGCGCAGGCAAGATGCGCCTCACACGATTCAATGGACCGGATGTCTTCTCCTGGACCGTACTCGCGGAAGTATCCACGCCCGCCTATCAGCAGGGCACCTGGAACCGCCTTCGCGTGCGCGTGGACGAGGCGAAGATCCAGTGCTACGTGAACGACACGCTCGTGACGGAAGTGGAGGATGCCGAGTTGCGTGGCGGCGCGGTGGGGCTGTGCAAATTCCGTGTGCCGGCAGCGCAGTTCAAACGCTTCCACCTGGGAGAGACCGCGCCGCAGAAGGCCGTGCCCTCGCAACTCGCCAAGGAACTCGAAACTGAGCTCGACCAGTATCTCGGCAATACGGTGCAGCGGGACAGCACCATGAAGAAACTGCTCACCGAGCCAGTTGCGGCGAGGCACCTTTTGGAATCGCGCGCCAAGGAATTGGAGAAGCAGGTGGCCAGCCTGCGGGAACTGCAAAAGGAGATGCACCGTGAGTCCATCGGTCAGGAGATCTCCACCCTGCTCCGCCGCCCCGGTGACCAGACGGAACTGCTGAAGGCCGCGCTGCTCGTGGCACGCTATGACAATCCAGATGTTGAAATCGAACCGTATCTTCGCGGCATTGAACGCATGGTGGAGGAGTTGAAGGGCGATCCCGCCATCAAATCCAAGTCAACGTCACGCGCGGCGAATCGCCTGGTGGACTATCTCTTCAAGGAAAACGGTTTCCACGGCACCCGCAACGATACCATTGACGATCCCTCCAACAGCTATCTCAACGAAGTGCTGGATGATCGTGAAGGCATCCCGCTCACGCTCTCCATCGTGTACCTGGAACTCGCACGCCGTTTGGGATTGCCAGAGATCCATGGTGTCTCCCTTCCCGGCCGCTTCATGGTGGCATATGAGGAAAGCATTCCCGAGGTGGAGAACAAGGATAAAGAGAAGGGCAAGGAGAAGGAAGCTGTGAAGAAGAAGGAGGAAGGCGCTGCAGCCACAGCTTCCACTTCTGCTGCGGTCAAGGAAGTGAAGCGGCAGGTGTATCTGGACCTTTTCGAGGGTGGCAAGACACTCACTTCCGTGGAAGCCGAGCAGTTCATCGAGCAATCCACCGGCACCGAAGTGCTGGACGAACATCGCGCCCCCGCCACGTCGCGCGCCATCATCCTGCGCCTGCTACACAATCTCACGAGCTACGCCAAGAAACCGGAACTGGCCATGCCTTACCTGGACCTCATCATTACCGTCGAGCCCGAGTCCCACGGTGATCGCCTGCAGCGCTCCCTCATCCGTGCCCGCATGGGTGACCGCGAGGGTGCGCGTGCTGACTTGAAGCATCTGCTGGATGCCGAGCCCGAGGGCTATGACCTTGGCAAGATCAGTGCGCTGTATGAGTCGCTCTAG
- a CDS encoding YkvA family protein, with amino-acid sequence MSHFSKSPHDESREHEDNIARVVGKEEDIDKKMAGQRAFKKVLESGRLLLSLIKDYFTGAYREVPYWAIGAGALALVYVLSPIDAIPDIIPGLGFVDDAAVLAFCLKLLESELNRYKEWKMTREVEGVQVGQEAAAGAFKDWKTAREAETKKQKA; translated from the coding sequence ATGTCCCATTTTTCAAAATCTCCCCACGACGAATCACGCGAGCACGAGGACAACATTGCCAGGGTGGTGGGCAAGGAGGAGGACATCGACAAGAAGATGGCCGGTCAGCGAGCCTTCAAGAAGGTGCTGGAAAGCGGACGCCTTCTGCTTTCCTTGATCAAAGACTACTTCACCGGTGCCTACCGTGAGGTGCCGTACTGGGCCATCGGCGCGGGAGCGCTCGCGCTGGTGTACGTGCTCAGTCCCATCGACGCCATCCCGGACATCATCCCGGGGCTGGGCTTTGTGGATGACGCAGCCGTGCTTGCCTTTTGCCTGAAGCTCCTCGAATCGGAACTCAACCGCTACAAGGAGTGGAAGATGACCCGTGAGGTGGAAGGCGTGCAAGTCGGGCAGGAAGCGGCCGCAGGAGCGTTCAAGGATTGGAAGACGGCCCGCGAGGCGGAAACCAAGAAGCAAAAAGCCTGA